The nucleotide sequence CATTATAGAAGCAACTTTGTTTTTGTTTTCAGGTTTTGCAGTTTTAACAAATGCAGCAGCGGCTCCTACTAATCCAAACATCATGATAGGGAAGAATCCAGCCATATACATTCCTGTAACACCTTTAGTCCCTGTTCCAGCCCAGAAGTTTCCAAGGTCATTAATTCCAGCGATGTCAAACCAGAAAACTGCATTTAATGCATGGTGTAGTCCAACTGGGATTAATAATCTATTTAAGAAACCATAAATTCCGGCTCCAATAGGTCCCATAGCAGAAATAGCAGTTCCAAAAGAAACTAATCCCCCAAAGACTACCGGCCAAACAAACATCAATACAAATGCAACCGGGATCATAATAGCAGCTGTCAAGATAGGTACTAATCTTCTACCTGAGAAGAATGAAAATGCTTTATGTAACTCAACTTTACTAAACTTATTATATAGTGAAGATGAGATAACCCCTACTAAGATACCAATAAATGGATTATTGATCTTTCCAAATGCAACAGAGATATCTTCAGGCTTGATATGTTGAATTTGAGCAACTGCTCCTGGAGATAATAGGGTTGTAATAACTTTAAAACCTACTAAACCAGCTAGTGCTGCAGCACCATTTTTGTCCTTAGACATACCATAAGCAATACCAACAGCAAATAAAATAGGGATATTATCGATAATCGAAGCACCAGCTTTGATTAATATTGCAGCAGTAGCACTGTTAGCTCCCCATCCAGAAGGGTCAATCCAATACCCGATACCCATTAATATTGCAGCTGCAGGCAGAACTGCTACAGGAACCATAATGGCTTTACCAATTTTTTGTAAAAATTTAAACATATTACTCCTCCTTAAAATTAAATAATTATAAAACTTTTATACGGTTTAAAATTTCTTACATTAGATTAAGATACTCACTAACTCCTTAATCTCCTACTAAAGATTTTCTTAAATTTATACCTTTTTAAAAGGAAATAAATTGATGCGATATAATACAGTATATATTATTAAGCAACACTCTTTAATAACATAATACAGTATGATTATATCAAAAATCAAGCTTTTTGTAAAAAAAATTCATTTTTTTTAAAAAAATGTGTTTTTTATTCAAAAAAATTGACAACGGGAAAAAATAAAACTATAATTTGATAAATAAAATATAAATTCGGAGGGAAGATTATGAGAGTTATAATTACTGAAAAAAATATTGGTGACTGGGCAGCATGTTATGTAGCGAATAAAATATTGGAGGCAAAACCTAGTGCAGACAAACCATTTGTATTGGGATTACCCACAGGGTCTACACCTTTAGGAATGTATAAAAGGCTTATTCAGTTTAATAAAGACGGAATAATCAGTTTTGAAAATATAGTGACATTTAATATGGATGAATATGTAGGTTTAGACAAGGAACATCCACAGAGTTATCACTACTTTATGTATGAGAACTTTTTTAACCATATAGATATAAAGGAAGAAAATATCAATATTTTAGATGGGATGGCTTTAGATTATAAAGCTGAGTGTGCAAGATTTGAAGAGAAGATGAAAGCTATAGGAGGAGTGGATCTATTTTTAGGAGGAATTGGTCCAGATGGTCATATTGCATTTAATGAACCAGGATCATCACTTACTTCTAGGACGAGGGATAAGGAATTGACAGCAGATACCATCATAGCTAACTCAAGATTCTTTGATGGAGATATAAATAAGGTGCCGAAGCTGTCATTGACTGTAGGAGTAGGAACTATACTAGATGCTAAAGAAGTTTTGATCATGGTAAATGGTCATCATAAAGCTCGTGCACTGCGTCAGGCTGTAGAAGAAGGAATCAATCATATGTGGACAATTTCAGCTCTTCAGATGCATGAAAAAGGTATCATAGTATCAGATGAAGAGGCTACAGTAGAATTAAAAGTAGGGACTTATAGATATTTTAAAGATATCGAAAGTGCAAATTTAGATTCGGAGAAATTAATTGAAGATTTATACAATAGAGTAAAATAACATTAGTTTAAAAAGGAGATGAAATATATGTACGCATTGGTAGGAGGCAGAGTATTTACTGGAGAAAAAACTGTCTTTAACAGGGCAATTATTATAGACGAGAAAAAGATAAAAGAGATAGTTAAAACAGAGGATCTAGATACTTTATATCCAAATATAGAAAAAAAAGATATAGGTGGGAATCTTATAGCACCAGCATTTATAGATTTACAGCTTAATGGCTGTGGAGGAGTTCTTGTAAATGATAATTTATCGGCTGAAACATTTAAAATAATGAATGAAACCAATATAAAATACGGGTGTACATTATATACTCCTACCCTTATTACCTGTGAGGATGAAAAGATAGAGAGTGCTCTTCAGGTTATGGAAGATATTGAAGATATTGAAAGTTTAGGAGTTTTAGGGCTTCATATAGAGGGGCCCTATATATCTGCAGATAAAAAAGGAACTCACAGGGAAGATTTGATTAGAGTCTTATCAGATAAAATCATAAAAAAGATCTCTAAATCAAAAACAACTATTCTTACTCTGGCACCTGAAAATGCTAAGGCAGAACATATAAAAACTCTTGTAAATGGGGGGATAAATGTGGCTTTAGGACATACCAATGGTACCTATGAGGAGGTAATAGAGAAGAAACCTTATGGAATAACTTTGGCAACTCATCTATATAACGCTATGAGTTCATTTACTCACAGGGAACCAGGAGCTATAGGAGCTGTGTTGGATTCTGAAGATATTCGAACAGGGATAATAGTAGATGGATTTCACTGTCACTATGCAAGTATAAGAATAGCTAAAAAATTACTGGGAGAGAGATTATATCTTGTTACGGATGCAGCGTCTCCTGCTGGGACTGATATGCCTGAATTTATGTTTGAGGGGAAGAGATGTTTTCATAAAGATGGTCAGCTGAGAAATGAAGAGGGAAATCTGGCTGGTTCGGTACTGACTATGGATCAGGGTGTAAGGAATTTAGTAGAACATGTAGGAGTATCTTTAGAGGAAGCTCTGAGGATGGCATCTCTCTATCCTGCTAAAGCAGTGAAGATAGATGACAGGTATGGAAGAATAGCTGAGGGTTATACAGCTGATTTAGTTATTTTAGATGAAAAACTAGAATTAACAGATGTAATAGTAAAAGGAAAAAGCAGAAGATAGGTTAAAAAAACTTCTAATTGCATATTTGTAATTAGAAGTTTTATTTATTTTGTAGTAAAATAAATAAAAAGGAGTGTTAGCTTATGAATGAATTAACAAAATGCCCAAATTGTGGTGGAGATATAATTAAAAATAATGGAACAGGGGAACGTTATTGTGGAGACTGTAAAAAAAGGTTTGTAAAAAGAGCACTTTGTGAAGTGTGTGGAGAGGAGTTAGAAAAATTGTCTTCTTGCGGGGCACAACAGTTTTTTTGCAATAGATGTAAAGTTTTAAAGTCTAAAAAAGAGCTAGATTATTTTTTTAGAGAAGCAAAGGATGAAGAAAAAAATTAAAATTAAACCTGGCTAATAATTAGAGGTAAGACCTCTAATTATTAGTTAGGTTTTTATTTATAGTACTCCTTTTTCAACATACTCATCAATATTTCATCGTGATACTTCCCCTCTCTGAAAAGTTCCTCCCTTAGAACACCTTCCTGGGTAAAACCACATTTTTCATAACATTTAATGGCTCTTTCGTTGAAAGAGTAGACACAGAGAGCTATCTTATTGACATTCATCTCCTCAAAGACAAATTTAACCAAGGTATTTATTGCGTCACTTCCGTACCCCTTACTCCAATATTCCTTATCTCCTATAAATATTCCAATCTCTACTTTACTATTTTTCCAGTCGATACTGTTTACCCCGCATCCACCAATATACTTCCCCTCCAAAGTCTCTAAAGCAAATGTATAAGTGTCTTTTACAGCGCTGATACCGCTGTACCATTTCTCCTCATCTTCCAATGTATATGGATAAGGTATTGCAGGCTGCAAATTTTTCCTTACCTCAAAGTCATTTAAAAATTCCTTAGCTTTTTCTATGTCTTCCTTTCGATATTCCCTCAATCGTACTAACTTACCTTGATACATATCTTCCCCCTATAAAATTAATTTATAATAAGAGTTTAGCTTATAAGTTATAAAAAGTCTATTTTATAAATTAGGAGTATAGCGATAAAAAAAAGGAAAAATCAGGTGATTTTGGTAATAAATCAATTAGAAGCTTTTAAGTTATTAAAGAAGTTTCAGCATCATACCTCAATTAAATAAAGGGAGGAAAGTATGAACTATTATTTTGATGTTTTTAAACGTTGGAGAGATTACGAAGGGTTTACAACGAGGAAAGGATATTGGATGTTTACCTTGATTAGTTGTATTATATTTTTAGCAATATCCGTTGTGGATAATTTCCTGTATGGTGATCAACACTTTTTAAAGAGTCTATATATATTGTTTATTTGGACTCCTGTAATAGCACTTCATTGTAGAAGGTTACATGATGTCGGTAAAAGCGGTTGGTGGCAAGCTATAGGATTGATACCTATAGTGGGGCCTATATGGGTTTTGATACAATTGGCAAGACCTGGGTTTGTAGTAGGGGAATATGAAGATTAAGGGAGGTTAAAAATGAACTAT is from Psychrilyobacter atlanticus DSM 19335 and encodes:
- a CDS encoding DUF805 domain-containing protein; its protein translation is MNYYFDVFKRWRDYEGFTTRKGYWMFTLISCIIFLAISVVDNFLYGDQHFLKSLYILFIWTPVIALHCRRLHDVGKSGWWQAIGLIPIVGPIWVLIQLARPGFVVGEYED
- the nagE gene encoding N-acetylglucosamine-specific PTS transporter subunit IIBC, with product MFKFLQKIGKAIMVPVAVLPAAAILMGIGYWIDPSGWGANSATAAILIKAGASIIDNIPILFAVGIAYGMSKDKNGAAALAGLVGFKVITTLLSPGAVAQIQHIKPEDISVAFGKINNPFIGILVGVISSSLYNKFSKVELHKAFSFFSGRRLVPILTAAIMIPVAFVLMFVWPVVFGGLVSFGTAISAMGPIGAGIYGFLNRLLIPVGLHHALNAVFWFDIAGINDLGNFWAGTGTKGVTGMYMAGFFPIMMFGLVGAAAAFVKTAKPENKNKVASIMMAAGFTTFFTGVTEPLEFAFMFLAPGLYLIHAVLTGISVFIAASMHWIAGFAFSGGLVDFILSSGTKLANKPYMLIVQGLIFMSIYYFVFVAVITKFDLKTPGREDVDEDEETSSPTTHTATAEALLEYLGGINNLVDIDNCATRLRLEVKDQNLVQKEKIKKITSGVLTPGKTSVQVIVGPHVEFVCDELKRLAK
- the nagB gene encoding glucosamine-6-phosphate deaminase gives rise to the protein MRVIITEKNIGDWAACYVANKILEAKPSADKPFVLGLPTGSTPLGMYKRLIQFNKDGIISFENIVTFNMDEYVGLDKEHPQSYHYFMYENFFNHIDIKEENINILDGMALDYKAECARFEEKMKAIGGVDLFLGGIGPDGHIAFNEPGSSLTSRTRDKELTADTIIANSRFFDGDINKVPKLSLTVGVGTILDAKEVLIMVNGHHKARALRQAVEEGINHMWTISALQMHEKGIIVSDEEATVELKVGTYRYFKDIESANLDSEKLIEDLYNRVK
- the nagA gene encoding N-acetylglucosamine-6-phosphate deacetylase → MYALVGGRVFTGEKTVFNRAIIIDEKKIKEIVKTEDLDTLYPNIEKKDIGGNLIAPAFIDLQLNGCGGVLVNDNLSAETFKIMNETNIKYGCTLYTPTLITCEDEKIESALQVMEDIEDIESLGVLGLHIEGPYISADKKGTHREDLIRVLSDKIIKKISKSKTTILTLAPENAKAEHIKTLVNGGINVALGHTNGTYEEVIEKKPYGITLATHLYNAMSSFTHREPGAIGAVLDSEDIRTGIIVDGFHCHYASIRIAKKLLGERLYLVTDAASPAGTDMPEFMFEGKRCFHKDGQLRNEEGNLAGSVLTMDQGVRNLVEHVGVSLEEALRMASLYPAKAVKIDDRYGRIAEGYTADLVILDEKLELTDVIVKGKSRR
- a CDS encoding GNAT family N-acetyltransferase, with the translated sequence MYQGKLVRLREYRKEDIEKAKEFLNDFEVRKNLQPAIPYPYTLEDEEKWYSGISAVKDTYTFALETLEGKYIGGCGVNSIDWKNSKVEIGIFIGDKEYWSKGYGSDAINTLVKFVFEEMNVNKIALCVYSFNERAIKCYEKCGFTQEGVLREELFREGKYHDEILMSMLKKEYYK
- a CDS encoding zinc-ribbon domain-containing protein — encoded protein: MNELTKCPNCGGDIIKNNGTGERYCGDCKKRFVKRALCEVCGEELEKLSSCGAQQFFCNRCKVLKSKKELDYFFREAKDEEKN